Proteins encoded within one genomic window of Streptomyces sp. NBC_01314:
- a CDS encoding YiaA/YiaB family inner membrane protein, which yields MSETPGKQQNTAAFYGQAVASFAVAMAATTVGIYNLDADTWVRAFLAVAVLYLVTSCFTLAKVIRDRQEAGRLVSRVDQARLEKLLAEHDPFEKL from the coding sequence ATGAGTGAGACACCGGGCAAGCAGCAGAACACGGCGGCCTTCTACGGCCAGGCCGTCGCCTCCTTCGCCGTCGCCATGGCGGCCACCACCGTCGGCATCTACAACCTCGACGCCGACACCTGGGTCCGCGCCTTCCTGGCCGTCGCGGTCCTCTACCTCGTGACCTCGTGCTTCACCCTGGCCAAGGTGATCCGTGACCGGCAGGAGGCCGGGCGGCTCGTCAGCCGGGTCGACCAGGCCAGACTGGAGAAGCTCCTGGCGGAGCACGACCCCTTCGAAAAGCTCTGA